GAGGTCGACCGCGGCATCGTAGATCTCCTGCTTCCGATCGCGCGGCGCGGCCGTGTCGCGGCGGCTCATCGGCTCACTGTCGACGGGAGCATCGACCGAGCGGCTCCAGCTCCGCGGCCCGCGATGCTAGTCCATCTTCGTCGAACGATGAGTGCGAAAGCCGCCTCCCAGAACGCTTCGTCGACGACGGTTTCGGGGGGACAGAACCACACGTGGAATCGAGCGAAGATGTGTTCGTGGGTCAGCACGATGCCGAGATCCGCCGGCTTTATCGTGCCCAGCACCGCCTGCGCCTTTCCGATGACCGTGTCCATGCCTCCCCCTATCGAGTGTTCGTTAGACTCCACTATCGTGAGTGGTGTGGACGGGGTCAACGTTCCATCCTGATGGATACCGCGTCTGCGCCATCGTTCGGGCATTCACGCTCCGTGGAGGCGAGATGACTGCGAACTCCTACGACGCGATCGTGATCGGCGGGGGACACAACGGCCTCGTCGCCGCCGCCTACCTCGCGAGGTCCGGCGCTCGCGTGGTGGTCCTCGAAGCACGGCACAAGGCCGGGGGCGCGGCCGACACGAGCTCGCCGTTCCCCGACCTCCTCGACGTGCGGGTCACCAGGCTCTCCTACGTGCGGGAGCCGCTGGCCAGCTCGCCGGGTCCACCGGGTGAGTGCATTCCCCCTGCTCAGGGTGGTGTGGGTGGTCGGGTCCTTACCGCGTGGGTGCTCCTCGAGAGGGCCGGCACGGCGCAGGTCACCGGGGTTTCGAGTACACCCCACCGACCGACCAACTGACCAACCGACCGACTGACTTACTTACATACGCGAAGTCGCTTGACAGGTTGTGCAACTTGCGGGCCTGCGTGGTGGAGACGTATAGTCGCGCCGTAACGAGAGGGGTTCAGATGGCCACTGCAGATGTGCCGCGAACCGCTGTTGACAACGAGCCGATGCTTCGCTGGGGATCCTGGCTGATGGTGATCGCCGCCGTCGGATTCATCGGCTATGGCCTGCTCTTCTTCATCCGCAACTTCACCGATAGCTTCCTCGAGCTGGGGATCGGTCCGAACGAGGTGAACGTTGGGAAGACGCAGATCCAGCAGTTCAGTCCGTCGCTGTACGAATACATCAGCCACCTACAGATCGCGCTCTCAGGCTTCATCGCGGCGACCGGGCTCGCTGTCGTCTTTCTCGTTGCCTACGGTGTGAGGCGTCGTTACGGGTGGGCGTGGATCGGCGCGGTCGCCTCGCCGGTGCTGGCTCTACTGGTTGCGTTGCCCGCCCATTACCCGAACGACTTCGACACGTTGGGCCATCTCGGGCTGATCTACTTGGCGACGCTGATCTTCGTCATCGGTGCCGTCATGAGCGGCAAAGCGATCTTGGACTCGCGGAAGGAGCCGTAGCGGCGACGATCGTGGGGGCGGGAACCGTCGGGGCTCTGCCTGAGCCGGTGTTCGTCGCTCTTACGGGTCTCTACCGATACTCCAGGCGGTCCTCGACCACCCGAAGGGTCGACCTCGGTCGCTCAGCGTGGAGGCGCTCCTCGTCGCGTTCTACCTGAACGGGATCCGTCGCCACCACAAGAGCCACGTCGTCGAACTAGCCCGCATCCTGAACTCGCTCTCCTCCGACCAGCTCGACGCGCTCGGCGTGAGGAAGTGGAACCCGACCGAGGCTTACGACCGGACCGACCGGTTCCTCCCGAGGCCTCCCCTGGTTGCGGGACGAGCGTGCATCGCCTTTTCCGTCCGTCACCGTCGTCGCGCGCCGCCGTCCCTTCGCTGCGATGCGCGCGCCCCGGTCATCGGACCCGCTAGGTGACTGTTCCAAGGGGTAGGCTGGCGTGGTTCACGCCGCCCCGCCGCTCCTGTAGAAACGCCTCAAGGTGGCCCCAGTCGCGATCATCGGGCGAGCCGAGGAGCTCGCTGCCATCGCCCGCTTCTTCGAGGATGCGCGTCCGGGGTCAAGCGCGCTGGTGCTCGAGGGCGACGCCGGGATCGGCAAGACGACGCTCTGGCGCGAAGCTGTTCGGCTCGCGGAGCGCACAAGCCTCATCCTGTCGTCGCGGGCATCCGAAGCCGAGGCGAGGATGTCGTTCGCGGTCCTCGGCGACCTTCTGACTCCCGTGCTGGAAGGGCCGATGGCCGAGCTGCCCGCCGGCCAGCGGAACGCCCTCGAGGCCGCCTTGCTGTTGGGGTCGCCGGGTCCCACCCGTCCAGATGCCCGAGCGGTTTCCCTCGCGGTCCTCGGGGTGCTGCGGGCACTTGCCTCCGGCGCCCCGCTCACGATCGCGGTCGACGACGCGCAGTGGATAGATGCCCCGTCGGCCCGCGCGCTCGCGTTCGCGCTACGTCGCCTCGAGGACGAGCCCGTGACGCTCGTCGCGGCGACGCGATCCCCGACCGGCGCGTCCGATTTGCTGGACCTCATGGGCTCGCTCCGGGACGGCGTCGATCGACTGACGATCGGTCCGATCGCCCGCGTGCCGCTCGGACGGCTGCTCCGTCAACGACTGGAGGACGATGTCGCTTCGCCGCTGGTGCAACGGATCCACGAGGCCTCGGGCGGCAATCCGTTCTTCGCGCTCGAGATCGGTCGAGCGCTCGAGGGTGCAGACGCGCTCCTGACGCCGGGGGAGCCATTGCCGGTGCCGGCGGACCTCCGCGAGCTCCTCCGCCGCAGGCTGAGGGCGCTTCCTCGATCCACGCGCGATGCCCTCCTCGTCGCTGCGAGCTCCGCGCAACGCACGGTACCGCTCGTCGAGAAAGTCAAGGGATCGGCCACGGGGCTGGCCGAGGCGGAGGACGCGGGGATCGTCCTGGTGCGCGGCACGTCGATCGAGTTCACGCATCCGCTCTTCGCGTCGACGGTCTACGAGAGCGCGTCCACGGGCGATCGACGCGCCGCGCACGCCGGGCTAGCGAACGCCGTGAAGGATCCCGAGGAACGAGCGCGGCACCTGGCGCTCTGTTCGACCGGACCGAGCGAAGAGGTCGCCCGTGTCCTCGAGGAGGCGGGCGATCGCGCAGTGGCGAGGGGGGCTCCGCTCGGCGCCACCGAGCTCTACGGGCTGGCTGCCACCCTCACCCCTCCGCAGGAGGCCGACAGCCTCCAGATGCGACGCCTCCGGTCCGCACAAACCCTCTTCGCCGCCGGAGATACGCGCGGCGCCCGCGAGCTCGTCGAGCAGATCCTTGCCGAGACGGTACCGGGCCTCGTTCGCGCGCAGACGATGTACTCCCTCTCATTCATGAGCTGGAACGACCTCCCTCGCGTGAAGGGGTTGCTCGAGCTGGCCTTCGAGGAGATCGATGGGAACGGCTACATCCGAGGACTGATCCTTGCGGACCTGGCGTGGGTCGAGCTCGGCGCCTGTGATCCGGCATCGGCCCTGCCGTGGGCGAAGGCCGCCGTCGAGCTGGCGGAAGAGGTGAACGATCCGTTCCTGCTCCGAAGCGCGCTGGCGGCCCTGGCCTCCGTCGAGGCTGTCCTCGGTCACGACCCCGCCGACCTCCTCGATCGAGGCATCTCCAAGGAGGGCTCGCTCGCGTACGGCGAGGTGACGACACCGCGGACCTGCCTCGGACGGTTCCAGCTGTGGAAGGGCGCGCTCGACGCGGCACGAGACACGCTGCACGTCGAGCTCGAGCGATACCTCGAGCAGGGCCACGAGTCGGCGTCATGGGACGTGCGGGCGTCGCTCGCTGAGGTGGAACACCGTGCCGGACATTGGCGGCTCGCCGCCGACCACGCCCTCGAAGCACGGGAGATCGTGCTCGAGGCGGGCTGGATCGATGTGCTGGGCGAGGTCGCAGCCGTGAAGGCGGCGATCGAGGCCGCGACAGGGAGAGTCGAGGAAGCTCGCGACGATGGCATCGAAGCCCTTGCTGCGTGTGAGCGGACGGCAGACCGCTGGAACGAGATCAGGGCGCGCGCGGCCTTGGGCTTCCTCGAGGTGTCGCTCGGGGACGCCGCGGCAGCGCACGCCTGGCTCGCTCCGGCAACCGAGATGACGGAGCGGATGGACCTTCGGGAGCCCGGAGCCTTCCCGTTCGTGTCCGACGAGATCGAAGCGCTCGTGGCACTCGGTGAGCTCGAGCCCGCCGAACGGCTCACCGACCGGTTGGACGACCACGGGCGGGCGCTCGACCGCCCGCTGGCGCTCGCGACGGCCGCCCGGTGCCGCGGCCTGGTCGCCGGGGCGCGGGGAGATCTCGAAGGGGCCGAAGCGCATCTGCAGCGATCCCTCCACGAGCACTCGCGGACGCAGCACCCCTTGGAGCTCGGACGGACGCTGCTGGTGGGGGGCTCGGTGCGCCGGCGGATGCGCCAGAAGAAGGGCGCGCGCGACCTCCTTCAGCAGGCGCTCATGACATTCGAGG
The sequence above is a segment of the Actinomycetota bacterium genome. Coding sequences within it:
- a CDS encoding AAA family ATPase, coding for MAPVAIIGRAEELAAIARFFEDARPGSSALVLEGDAGIGKTTLWREAVRLAERTSLILSSRASEAEARMSFAVLGDLLTPVLEGPMAELPAGQRNALEAALLLGSPGPTRPDARAVSLAVLGVLRALASGAPLTIAVDDAQWIDAPSARALAFALRRLEDEPVTLVAATRSPTGASDLLDLMGSLRDGVDRLTIGPIARVPLGRLLRQRLEDDVASPLVQRIHEASGGNPFFALEIGRALEGADALLTPGEPLPVPADLRELLRRRLRALPRSTRDALLVAASSAQRTVPLVEKVKGSATGLAEAEDAGIVLVRGTSIEFTHPLFASTVYESASTGDRRAAHAGLANAVKDPEERARHLALCSTGPSEEVARVLEEAGDRAVARGAPLGATELYGLAATLTPPQEADSLQMRRLRSAQTLFAAGDTRGARELVEQILAETVPGLVRAQTMYSLSFMSWNDLPRVKGLLELAFEEIDGNGYIRGLILADLAWVELGACDPASALPWAKAAVELAEEVNDPFLLRSALAALASVEAVLGHDPADLLDRGISKEGSLAYGEVTTPRTCLGRFQLWKGALDAARDTLHVELERYLEQGHESASWDVRASLAEVEHRAGHWRLAADHALEAREIVLEAGWIDVLGEVAAVKAAIEAATGRVEEARDDGIEALAACERTADRWNEIRARAALGFLEVSLGDAAAAHAWLAPATEMTERMDLREPGAFPFVSDEIEALVALGELEPAERLTDRLDDHGRALDRPLALATAARCRGLVAGARGDLEGAEAHLQRSLHEHSRTQHPLELGRTLLVGGSVRRRMRQKKGARDLLQQALMTFEELGAPLWSQRAQGELARIGGRAPFSTALTPTEAQIARLVAEGKTNREVAEALFVSVHTVEANLTRIYRKLDVRSRTELARKL